From a single Sander vitreus isolate 19-12246 chromosome 2, sanVit1, whole genome shotgun sequence genomic region:
- the pdcd4b gene encoding programmed cell death protein 4b isoform X2 — MATDCEAWLNANPVEAEDLSDSFLSGEEDNAGLVVNKNFRNEINGNLLSSSSNSIHEARLKAKAKRRLRKNSSRDSGRGDSLSDNGDVVSGTSVAPSSPKSKLLDRKSRLGKGRGLPKKGGAGGKGVWGRSGEVYELEEVDQKDPNYDEAQENCVYETVVPPLDERDFEKTVTPIVQEYFEHGDTNEVAELLAELNLGPMQSKVPSLAVSLALEAKASHRELTSRLLADLCGPVLSLSDMEKSFDQLLLELPDLVLDTPGAPQLVGQFIARAVSDQILSKSYIDGYKGRVDCQYTRVSLDRAAVLLRMSMGGLRIDNQWGTGGGQRPVIQLIKEMNLLLKEYILSGDSKEAEKCLKDLEVPHFHHEFVYEAIVMMLESKGEKTLKMILQLLKSLSVSSVISIDQMRRGYERVYMDIAEINIDVPRAYFILEKCVDKSFSLGIIDVKLRDLCPCRGRKRFVSEGDGGVVKLESY; from the exons atggcaactGACTGCGAGGCCTGGCTGAACGCAAACCCCGTTG AGGCGGAGGACCTGAGTGACTCCTTTTTATCTGGCGAGGAAGACAATGCGGGATTGGTTGtcaacaaaaacttcagaaatgaGATAAATGGCAACTTGCTGTCCTCGTCGAGCAACAGCATCCATGAAGCACGTCTCAAGGCGAAGGCCAAGCGGAGGCTGAGAAAGAACTCGTCCAGGGACTCCGGCAGGGGGGACTCTCTCAGCGATAACGGGGACGTGGTCAGTGGAACCTCGGTGGCACCAAGCAGCCCTAAGAGCAAGCTGCTGGACAGAAAGTCCCGACTGGGCAAGGGCAGAGGTCTGCCAAAGAAAG GTGGGGCTGGAGGAAAAGGTGTGTGGGGCCGATCTGGTGAAGTTTATGAATTGGAGGAGGTCGATCAGAAAGACCCCAACTATGACGAAGCTCAG GAAAACTGTGTGTATGAGACTGTGGTTCCCCCGCTGGATGAGAGGGACTTTGAGAAGACAGTCACCCCCATAGTGCAAGAGTACTTTGAACATGGAGACACAAATGAAGTAGCG GAGCTGCTTGCAGAACTGAACCTGGGACCGATGCAGAGCAAAGTGCCGTCGCTGGCTGTGTCGCTGGCCCTGGAGGCCAAAGCCAGCCACCGGGAGCTCACCTCCAGGCTGCTGGCCGACCTGTGCGGGCCGGTGCTGTCCCTCAGCGACATGGAAAAGTCCTTCGACCAACTGCTCCTAGAGCTGCCCGATTTGGTCTTGGACACACCCGGAGCCCCACAG TTGGTGGGCCAATTCATTGCACGCGCTGTGAGCGACCAAATATTGTCCAAGAGCTACATCGATGGCTACAAAGGCAGAGTTGACTGTCAATACACAAG AGTGTCACTAGACCGGGCAGCGGTGCTGCTGAGGATGAGTATGGGTGGCCTACGCATAGACAACCAGTGGGGGACAGGCGGGGGCCAGAGACCTGTCATACAGCTCATTAAAGAG ATGAACCTGCTGCTGAAGGAGTACATCCTGTCTGGAGACAGCAAGGAGGCTGAGAAGTGCCTGAAAGATCTGGAGGTTCCCCATTTCCACCATGAGTTTGTCTACGAG GCAATTGTGATGATGTTGGAGTCCAAAGgagagaaaacactgaaaatgatTCTGCAGTTACTCAagtcgctctctgtctcttccgTCATCAGTATAGACCAAATGAGAAGG gGCTATGAAAGAGTTTATATGGACATTGCTGAAATCAACATTGATGTCCCTCGTGCATACTTCATCCTGGAGAAATGTGTTGACAAAAGCTTCAGTTTGGGGATCATTGATGTAAAGTTAAGAGATCTTTGTCCCTGTCG AGGCCGGAAGAGATTTGTCAGCGAGGGAGATGGTGGTGTTGTCAAACTTGAAAGTTACTGA
- the pdcd4b gene encoding programmed cell death protein 4b isoform X1, protein MATDCEAWLNANPVAEAEDLSDSFLSGEEDNAGLVVNKNFRNEINGNLLSSSSNSIHEARLKAKAKRRLRKNSSRDSGRGDSLSDNGDVVSGTSVAPSSPKSKLLDRKSRLGKGRGLPKKGGAGGKGVWGRSGEVYELEEVDQKDPNYDEAQENCVYETVVPPLDERDFEKTVTPIVQEYFEHGDTNEVAELLAELNLGPMQSKVPSLAVSLALEAKASHRELTSRLLADLCGPVLSLSDMEKSFDQLLLELPDLVLDTPGAPQLVGQFIARAVSDQILSKSYIDGYKGRVDCQYTRVSLDRAAVLLRMSMGGLRIDNQWGTGGGQRPVIQLIKEMNLLLKEYILSGDSKEAEKCLKDLEVPHFHHEFVYEAIVMMLESKGEKTLKMILQLLKSLSVSSVISIDQMRRGYERVYMDIAEINIDVPRAYFILEKCVDKSFSLGIIDVKLRDLCPCRGRKRFVSEGDGGVVKLESY, encoded by the exons atggcaactGACTGCGAGGCCTGGCTGAACGCAAACCCCGTTG CAGAGGCGGAGGACCTGAGTGACTCCTTTTTATCTGGCGAGGAAGACAATGCGGGATTGGTTGtcaacaaaaacttcagaaatgaGATAAATGGCAACTTGCTGTCCTCGTCGAGCAACAGCATCCATGAAGCACGTCTCAAGGCGAAGGCCAAGCGGAGGCTGAGAAAGAACTCGTCCAGGGACTCCGGCAGGGGGGACTCTCTCAGCGATAACGGGGACGTGGTCAGTGGAACCTCGGTGGCACCAAGCAGCCCTAAGAGCAAGCTGCTGGACAGAAAGTCCCGACTGGGCAAGGGCAGAGGTCTGCCAAAGAAAG GTGGGGCTGGAGGAAAAGGTGTGTGGGGCCGATCTGGTGAAGTTTATGAATTGGAGGAGGTCGATCAGAAAGACCCCAACTATGACGAAGCTCAG GAAAACTGTGTGTATGAGACTGTGGTTCCCCCGCTGGATGAGAGGGACTTTGAGAAGACAGTCACCCCCATAGTGCAAGAGTACTTTGAACATGGAGACACAAATGAAGTAGCG GAGCTGCTTGCAGAACTGAACCTGGGACCGATGCAGAGCAAAGTGCCGTCGCTGGCTGTGTCGCTGGCCCTGGAGGCCAAAGCCAGCCACCGGGAGCTCACCTCCAGGCTGCTGGCCGACCTGTGCGGGCCGGTGCTGTCCCTCAGCGACATGGAAAAGTCCTTCGACCAACTGCTCCTAGAGCTGCCCGATTTGGTCTTGGACACACCCGGAGCCCCACAG TTGGTGGGCCAATTCATTGCACGCGCTGTGAGCGACCAAATATTGTCCAAGAGCTACATCGATGGCTACAAAGGCAGAGTTGACTGTCAATACACAAG AGTGTCACTAGACCGGGCAGCGGTGCTGCTGAGGATGAGTATGGGTGGCCTACGCATAGACAACCAGTGGGGGACAGGCGGGGGCCAGAGACCTGTCATACAGCTCATTAAAGAG ATGAACCTGCTGCTGAAGGAGTACATCCTGTCTGGAGACAGCAAGGAGGCTGAGAAGTGCCTGAAAGATCTGGAGGTTCCCCATTTCCACCATGAGTTTGTCTACGAG GCAATTGTGATGATGTTGGAGTCCAAAGgagagaaaacactgaaaatgatTCTGCAGTTACTCAagtcgctctctgtctcttccgTCATCAGTATAGACCAAATGAGAAGG gGCTATGAAAGAGTTTATATGGACATTGCTGAAATCAACATTGATGTCCCTCGTGCATACTTCATCCTGGAGAAATGTGTTGACAAAAGCTTCAGTTTGGGGATCATTGATGTAAAGTTAAGAGATCTTTGTCCCTGTCG AGGCCGGAAGAGATTTGTCAGCGAGGGAGATGGTGGTGTTGTCAAACTTGAAAGTTACTGA
- the rbm20 gene encoding RNA-binding protein 20: MQQAWDRTSSTDSVKRGHTKMLGKGQSGGYPPETTSELLQSLSAVPVDSANKKSLQVGGQLPGGVQVGPQQQNQQLLLTPASLQLAQLQAQLTLHRLKLAQGGNTATAATVLNQVLSNVAMSQPLFNQLRTSTMVGNPQGAFPTGVLGFSSSNSALGALVGGGFNQNPGNVRLNHPGGGGTVGQQGAEYGKTSGSTYPCDTDRRVQYNLVGGTSAASATAGDGQYTVINTQAKNIKNVGFQRDFYGHDMLGQQSGFSINEQNMHVYNSTGHKEQWKGPANLSHTGKADMVSNAANVWTAAGQQIRPRTELYNPEEPTPDPKFNPSSGVSSFASSGTQGFGGYQPLHGSEETLSSGTRTLQPYQLNDYHAVTPNQLPHQCSICDKKVYNLKDWDQHVKGKLHLQNRTLYTNESSAVVSAGAVHYPLSRSSDGGLNPGGTNSMVYSAASQDVSSGANTSYLPAAAMKPYTPSDTGFAAHQPESKPFSPRKSTAGRVIHICNLPEGSCTENDVINLGLPFGKVTNYILMRSTHQAFLEMAYVEAAQAMVQYYQLTPAMVNNQKLLIRMSKRYKELQLKKPGKDVQSIIQDLTSQRERDEMPEVEHYMPERARSRSPISRSLSPHSHSPSFTSCSSAHSPQGAPCRGPERGSNGLGPRRGSWDWSSHLRRGEDERERDDPWRNGGNVDDDRPNGRAADRRKAYQKPLDHISSRSADERGGGGGGGGEGMRGNRDWHPRGSPQGMSFNSYRNMEDDFYMKEQMYKSDKPPRPPYQRHDAKPKKRDGGDYHSRSRHSEFEITEEPLRRTLEDKRQGSPDRGRSKKISRRHTTVEKHEKENATENTDRQSKEKSVSPQQSNMPKEATECSTERDTVKEWGSGDDTDEECWYPNNMEELVTVDEVGGEDDSIIEPDLPGLEEYVSCPKESAEEEAVEEHILPPTSSSSLEVGETSNEKSNQEKDAGGPAETSVDEKPGNVLTATSPEDQTLSPEISELPITNLSDFPSEEFKAALEETCLMEKVTKSGPPEEPLENHICVSEDSKTLEVGQVTETISNGVQHKDADMLKKEIEAPSPSREQDKAVSEHSIPLGVEFVVPRTGFYCKLCGLFYNSEETAKTTHCRSTVHYRNLQKYLSQLAEESLSGILAEPSATH; the protein is encoded by the exons CCTCAGTGCGGTGCCTGTGGACAGCGCCAATAAGAAGAGCCTCCAGGTAGGGGGCCAGCTGCCAGGCGGTGTGCAGGTGGGACCTCAGCAGCAGAACCAGCAGCTCCTCCTGACCCCAGCCAGCCTCCAGCTCGCTCAGCTCCAGGCCCAGCTTACCCTCCATCGCCTGAAACTGGCTCAGGGGGGCAATACAGCCACTGCTGCCACTGTTCTCAATCAGGTTCTTTCCAATGTCGCCATGTCCCAACCTCTGTTCAATCAGCTACGGACTTCAACTATGGTTGGGAACCCTCAGGGTGCCTTCCCCACGGGGGTGCTAGGTTTTTCCTCCTCCAATTCAGCCTTGGGGGCCTTGGTGGGTGGTGGATTCAATCAAAACCCAGGGAATGTGAGACTGAACCATCCTGGTGGAGGGGGCACAGTGGGCCAACAGGGTGCAGAGTATGGTAAAACCTCAGGATCAACATACCCTTGTGATACTGACAGGCGTGTTCAGTACAACTTAGTTGGGGGGACATCTGCAGCATCAGCCACTGCTGGTGATGGACAGTACACAGTGATTAACACTCAggcaaaaaacattaaaaatgttgGTTTTCAGAGAGATTTCTATGGGCATGATATGCTGGGGCAACAATCTGGGTTTAGCATCAATGAGCAGAACATGCATGTTTATAACTCCACTGGGCATAAGGAGCAATGGAAAGGCCCTGCTAACTTGAGCCACACTGGAAAAGCGGATATGGTTTCTAACGCTGCAAATGTGTGGACAGCAGCTGGGCAGCAAATTCGGCCCAGAACGGAACTGTATAACCCAGAGGAGCCAACCCCTGATCCCAAGTTTAATCCCAGTAGTGGGGTTTCCTCTTTTGCTTCCAGTGGAACACAGGGGTTTGGGGGCTACCAGCCCCTGCATGGAAGTGAGGAAACCCTATCATCAGGCACCAGGACACTTCAGCCTTATCAACTCAATGATTACCATGCCGTCACACCAAATCAACTGCCACACCAGTGTAGCATCTGTGACAAGAAGGTCTACAACCTCAAA gacTGGGACCAGCACGTGAAGGGAAAACTACACCTGCAGAACCGAACCTTGTACACAAATGAAAG CTCCGCAGTGGTATCAGCTGGAGCTGTTCACTACCCTCTCAGTAGGTCTTCTGATGGAGGTCTAAACCCCGGAGGGACAAACTCCATGGTCTACTCAGCTGCAAGTCAAG ATGTATCCTCAGGAGCCAATACATCATACTTGCCAGCTGCAGCCATGAAGCCTTATACCCCATCAGACACAGGATTTGCCGCACACCAGCCAGAGTCAAAG CCATTTTCACCCAGAAAGTCCACAGCAGGGCGAGTCATTCACATCTGCAACCTCCCTGAAGGCAGCTGCACAGAGAATGATGTCATCAACCTGGGACTACCCTTTGGCAAAGTCACCAACTACATCCTCATGCGCTCTACCCATCAG GCATTTCTGGagatggcatatgttgaagcaGCTCAGGCCATGGTTCAATACTACCAACTTACTCCAGCAATGGTTAACAATCAGAAACTACTCATACGAATGTCTAAGAGGTACAAGGAGCTGCAACTCAAG AAACCAGGTAAAGATGTTCAATCGATCATCCAGGATCTCACCTCTCAGAGGGAAAGGGATGAGATGCCAGAAGTTGAACA CTACATGCCAGAGAGAGCACGCTCCCGCAGCCCTATCAGCCGCTCTCTGAGTCCTCATTCCCACAGCCCCAGTTTTACATCATGCAGCTCAGCCCACAGCCCCCAGGGGGCACCATGCAGGGGTCCGGAGAGAGGCAGCAATGGCTTGGGCCCCCGCCGGGGCTCTTGGGATTGGTCATCACACTTACGCAGGGGTGAGGATGAAAGGGAGAGGGATGACCCATGGAGGAATGGGGGCAACGTGGATGACGATCGGCCCAATGGAAGGGCAGCTGACCGTCGGAAGGCTTACCAGAAACCCTTGGATCATATCAGCTCGAGATCTGCAGAtgagcgaggaggaggaggaggaggaggaggtgaagggATGAGGGGCAACAGAGACTGGCACCCACGAGGCAGCCCTCAAGGCATGTCCTTCAACTCTTACAGGAATATGGAGGACGATTTCTACATGAAGGAACAAATGTACAAGTCAGACAAGCCACCCAGACCTCCATACCAAAGGCATGATGCAAAGCCAAAGAAGAGGGATGGTGGTGACTACCACAGTAGATCGAGGCATTCAGAGTTTGAGATAACTGAGGAGCCACTTCGCAGAACACTAGAAGACAAGAGGCAGGGTTCACCAGACAGGGGCAGGAGCAAAAAGATAAGCAGGAGGCACACCACTgtggaaaaacatgagaaaGAAAATGCTACTGAAAATACC GATCGCCAgtcaaaagaaaaatctgtttCACCTCAGCAAAGCAATATGCCAAAAGAGGCTACTGAATGTAGTACAGAAAGAGACACT GTGAAGGAGTGGGGAAGTGGAGATGACACTGATGAAGAGTGTTGGTATCCTAATAACATGGAGGAACTAGTCACTGTAGATGAAGTGGGAGGAGAAGATGATTCCATAATTGAGCCGGATCTTCCAGGGCTTGAAGAGTATGTATCCTGCCCCAAAGAGTCTGCAGAGGAAGAAGCAGTCGAGGAGCATATATTACCACCTACCTCCTCCTCGTCCTTGGAGGTCGGGGAGACGTCCAACGAGAAGTCTAACCAGGAAAAGGATGCTGGAGGCCCGGCAGAAACATCTGTAGACGAGAAACCAGGGAATGTTTTAACTGCAACCAGTCCTGAAGACCAGACACTCAGTCCAGAGATTTCAGAGCTCCCAATCACTAACCTTAGTGACTTCCCCAGTGAGGAGTTCAAGGCTGCACTGGAGGAGACATGTTTAATGGAAAAAGTAACCAAAAGTGGACCCCCAGAGGAGCCACTGGAAAATCACATTTGTGTATCAGAGGACAGCAAAACCCTGGAAGTAGGACAGGTCACAGAAACAATCAGTAATGGGGTTCAACACAAGGATGCTGATATGCTTAAAAAAG AGATTGAGGCCCCCTCGCCGTCTCGTGAGCAAGACAAAGCTGTCAGTGAACACAGCATCCCTTTGG GTGTTGAGTTTGTTGTGCCGAGGACCGGCTTCTACTGTAAACTCTGCGGACTGTTCTATAATAGTGAGGAGACTGCAAAGACCACTCACTGCCGCAGCACCGTACACTACAGGAACCTACAG AAATACCTGTCCCAGCTGGCAGAGGAGAGTCTGTCGGGCATACTTGCTGAACCCTCAGCTACACACTGA